A single region of the Corallococcus silvisoli genome encodes:
- a CDS encoding response regulator, with product MALGIHHLLLVEDDRTWRDGVGRAASEAGFVVSHVSDGAEALDWLRHRPRAQHPDLILLDLVLPRLDGWELYSQLRTDTRLRHLSVMMVSSASGPPDVPLRGVVGFLRKPPRPEALVEELSARLRELPSREPEPPRMPYALRLPDDSLYSLHALPAPVRHSVRVHLLRAAELAATELPLASSWLMALHSEQPSLLVTVEGVRVVLEVDDAACALTASIVIVPSHLRCA from the coding sequence ATGGCTTTGGGGATCCACCACCTGCTGCTCGTCGAGGACGACCGGACGTGGCGGGACGGCGTGGGTCGCGCCGCGAGCGAAGCGGGCTTCGTGGTGTCGCACGTGTCCGACGGCGCGGAGGCGTTGGACTGGCTGCGTCATCGCCCGAGGGCACAGCATCCGGACCTCATCCTGTTGGACCTGGTCCTGCCGCGGCTGGATGGCTGGGAGCTGTACAGCCAGCTGCGCACGGACACGCGGCTGAGGCACCTGTCGGTGATGATGGTGTCGTCGGCGAGTGGCCCGCCGGACGTGCCGCTGCGCGGGGTGGTGGGCTTCCTGCGCAAGCCGCCGCGGCCGGAGGCGCTGGTGGAGGAGCTGTCCGCGCGGCTGCGTGAGCTGCCCAGCCGCGAGCCGGAGCCGCCGCGCATGCCGTACGCGCTGCGCCTGCCGGACGACTCGCTCTACAGCCTGCATGCGCTGCCAGCCCCCGTGCGCCACTCCGTGCGCGTGCACCTGCTGCGGGCCGCGGAGCTGGCGGCGACGGAGCTGCCGCTGGCCTCGTCGTGGCTGATGGCGCTGCACAGCGAGCAGCCCTCGCTGCTGGTGACGGTGGAGGGGGTGCGGGTGGTGCTGGAGGTGGACGACGCCGCGTGCGCGCTCACGGCGAGCATCGTCATCGTGCCCAGCCATCTGCGCTGCGCCTGA
- a CDS encoding bpX6 domain-containing protein, with protein MSASSAALRPRAHVHRGTVVATAFWFHPGTLGEPEVRRRVLAAWMPGASVWALAGGHLLRLAAPCKVAVEHAPGLPLVMEAGVLTSAPLTPKERERLSPPPGSVVLVHEGVATLHTPGALRPVDPGAWLDVSAWRRVRVKGLGAPPPDMQDVLQPLPPPTRAWFGPKVPALAPEAQRMLARMTGLELPVVPEGFLVKLKRAFSRKPGGATPVALREESPARRGGLLARLRQAFRARHTGSREGVATSRRAGLLSRWWGALFAGASASKAHVPEASTPGALTQRASRPGPWRWLFGSAGAPAGWLSRLLGGRPDAAGASTSHDPGPPRPSESRGPGALERLKKWMLQHTPLGQLVGQRKGDYLRRLFELFEQGNLDEALRHAVPLGKDMDARAKLALGIPGPRQELRIRPRGRGGAAQVFGGGPEVFEALRERYRETFRLLVRAGRIDEAAFVLAELLDAAEEAVSFLEQHGRLVLAAELAEGRNLPASLVVRQWFLAKDEARAVAIARRSGAFADAVLRLEKTHPPEAQALRRLWAESLAEAGDWARAVDAIWRVPGARSLARAWVDRGIQAGGVSGAKLLARLALGFEDGFGAARADVEALLSDDAPERAPERLTFATELLRDDPSDARATLLVPTLRALMRDAFMEVPLPLNALIHQLRSLSTPGVAALYTDLPAPKAVHAKPWAESRDVPSVQVVMDANDAGAHAVHDAVVLPGRRVLLALGEAGARLVGADGRTLAWFDVPAFALVISTQGHRALALARRGDLWRLSRLDLVERRASRWCDTELDAWATTYDGDRWFTAVRDTVRMVDTLAMEPRALWRVAEPGGAVLSLAVDAKHLSFLVLHLASDQDFQRLERWTYELEGGPTLRQRADVPDLTWTPDVHSLTADGEVLAGRSARPEGEEPAPWPFLLPFSSRRLRELPWRDPRRVGVVLGRSWSVTRCVSGEVQQAHLTDLAGHPRATFLFSGAPPQVVRLTDDWCLVHDRFGRVVWLDLHSGEVHRVPVV; from the coding sequence ATGAGTGCTTCGTCCGCGGCCTTGCGTCCCCGTGCGCACGTGCACCGGGGGACGGTGGTGGCGACGGCCTTCTGGTTCCATCCCGGGACGTTGGGGGAGCCCGAGGTCCGCCGCCGCGTGCTGGCGGCCTGGATGCCCGGGGCCTCCGTGTGGGCGCTGGCGGGAGGCCACCTGCTCAGGCTGGCGGCGCCGTGCAAGGTCGCGGTGGAGCACGCGCCGGGCTTGCCCCTGGTGATGGAGGCCGGCGTGCTGACCAGCGCGCCGCTGACGCCGAAGGAGCGCGAACGGCTGTCGCCGCCGCCCGGCTCCGTCGTGCTGGTGCACGAGGGGGTCGCGACGCTGCACACGCCAGGCGCGTTGCGGCCGGTGGATCCAGGCGCGTGGCTGGACGTGTCGGCGTGGCGTCGCGTGCGGGTGAAGGGCCTGGGGGCGCCCCCTCCGGACATGCAGGATGTGTTGCAGCCCCTGCCGCCACCCACGCGAGCGTGGTTCGGACCGAAGGTGCCCGCGCTCGCGCCCGAAGCCCAGCGCATGCTGGCGCGCATGACGGGGCTGGAGCTTCCCGTGGTGCCCGAGGGCTTCCTGGTGAAGCTGAAGCGGGCTTTCTCCAGGAAGCCGGGCGGAGCGACGCCGGTCGCGCTGCGCGAGGAGTCGCCCGCACGTCGAGGAGGGCTGCTCGCACGACTGCGACAGGCCTTCCGCGCGAGACACACGGGCTCGCGGGAGGGCGTGGCGACCTCGCGGCGCGCGGGCCTGCTGAGCCGGTGGTGGGGTGCGCTCTTCGCGGGTGCAAGCGCCTCGAAGGCTCACGTCCCGGAGGCCAGCACTCCTGGGGCGCTCACCCAGCGCGCATCCCGCCCGGGTCCGTGGCGATGGCTCTTCGGTTCAGCGGGCGCACCGGCGGGTTGGCTCTCGCGGCTGCTGGGGGGACGGCCTGACGCCGCTGGCGCCAGCACCTCGCATGACCCGGGGCCTCCACGCCCTTCCGAGTCGCGGGGGCCCGGCGCGCTCGAACGGCTGAAGAAGTGGATGCTCCAGCACACCCCGCTGGGGCAGCTGGTGGGCCAGCGCAAGGGCGACTACCTGCGCCGCCTCTTCGAACTCTTCGAGCAGGGCAACCTCGACGAGGCCCTGCGCCACGCGGTTCCCCTGGGCAAGGACATGGACGCGCGGGCGAAGCTGGCGCTCGGCATCCCCGGGCCGCGTCAGGAGCTGCGCATCCGCCCTCGCGGTCGAGGCGGCGCCGCGCAGGTGTTCGGCGGCGGCCCCGAGGTGTTCGAGGCGCTGCGCGAGCGCTACCGCGAGACCTTCCGCCTGCTGGTGCGCGCGGGCCGCATCGACGAGGCCGCCTTCGTCCTGGCGGAGCTGCTGGACGCGGCGGAGGAGGCGGTGTCGTTCCTGGAACAGCACGGCCGCCTGGTGCTCGCCGCCGAGCTCGCCGAGGGCCGCAACCTTCCCGCGAGCCTGGTGGTGCGCCAATGGTTCCTCGCGAAGGACGAGGCGCGCGCGGTGGCCATCGCCCGGCGCTCGGGCGCGTTCGCGGACGCGGTGCTGCGCCTGGAGAAGACCCATCCCCCTGAGGCCCAGGCGCTGCGGCGCCTGTGGGCGGAGTCCCTCGCGGAGGCCGGAGATTGGGCGCGCGCGGTCGATGCCATCTGGCGGGTCCCCGGCGCGCGCTCCCTGGCGCGCGCCTGGGTGGACCGGGGCATCCAGGCCGGTGGCGTGAGCGGCGCGAAGCTCCTGGCGCGGCTGGCGCTCGGGTTCGAGGACGGCTTCGGCGCCGCGCGGGCGGATGTGGAGGCCCTGCTGTCGGACGACGCCCCGGAGCGCGCCCCGGAGCGGCTGACCTTCGCCACGGAGCTGCTGCGGGACGACCCCTCCGATGCTCGGGCCACCCTCCTCGTGCCCACCCTCCGCGCGCTGATGCGCGACGCGTTCATGGAGGTCCCGCTGCCGTTGAACGCGCTGATCCACCAGCTGCGCTCCCTGAGCACTCCTGGCGTGGCCGCGCTCTACACGGACCTCCCGGCGCCGAAGGCCGTGCACGCGAAGCCGTGGGCCGAGTCCCGGGATGTGCCCTCCGTGCAGGTGGTGATGGACGCGAACGACGCGGGCGCCCACGCCGTGCACGACGCGGTGGTGCTGCCGGGGCGGCGCGTGCTGCTCGCGCTCGGCGAGGCGGGCGCGCGGCTGGTGGGCGCGGACGGACGCACGCTGGCGTGGTTCGACGTGCCGGCGTTCGCGCTGGTCATCTCCACCCAGGGGCACCGGGCCCTCGCGCTGGCGCGCCGGGGCGACCTGTGGCGCCTGTCGCGGCTGGACCTGGTGGAGCGCCGCGCCTCGCGCTGGTGCGACACGGAGCTGGACGCGTGGGCCACCACGTACGACGGGGACCGGTGGTTCACCGCCGTGCGCGACACCGTGCGGATGGTGGACACGCTGGCGATGGAGCCGCGCGCCCTCTGGCGCGTGGCGGAGCCCGGCGGCGCGGTGCTGTCGCTGGCCGTCGACGCGAAGCACCTGTCCTTCCTCGTCCTGCACCTGGCCTCGGACCAGGACTTCCAACGCCTGGAGCGCTGGACCTATGAGCTGGAGGGCGGCCCCACCTTGCGCCAGCGCGCGGACGTGCCGGACCTCACCTGGACGCCGGACGTCCACTCGCTCACGGCGGATGGAGAGGTGCTCGCGGGGCGCAGCGCGCGGCCCGAAGGCGAGGAGCCCGCGCCCTGGCCCTTCCTGCTCCCCTTCTCCTCGCGGCGCCTGCGCGAGCTGCCGTGGCGCGATCCGCGGCGCGTGGGCGTGGTGCTGGGGCGCTCCTGGAGCGTGACCCGCTGCGTCTCCGGCGAAGTCCAGCAGGCGCACCTCACCGACCTCGCGGGGCACCCTCGCGCGACGTTCCTGTTCTCCGGCGCCCCACCGCAGGTCGTGCGGCTCACCGACGACTGGTGCCTCGTCCACGACCGGTTCGGCCGCGTGGTGTGGCTGGACCTGCACTCGGGAGAGGTCCACCGCGTGCCGGTGGTGTGA
- a CDS encoding LpqB family beta-propeller domain-containing protein: MTALPPALRPWAAQLSLFPEDLALHLGPYVARLSAALGTLRPRGEAEGGEPQGYDGLSRRGPFERLLVSEWLWALEAPEELVRRAAFGELAFLKPAFRAPQGARRTVVLLDVGPDQLGLPRIAHLVLLIVLARRAEAVGAAFTWGALQSDPARATWTGLEVHSLLAWLGARSPEPASARHLSAWREALELRHAPGDAWLVGAPRLARLEGAEGLSRVEVVEPMEPGAHRLAVDVRPSARAPRSVVLELPPPDDCLRLLRNPFGPGHRSPPAYPRKVDRRIIGFSFSGDGRRVLLFSADGGVEGMAVPHSPRATVPKPRRVQVPSGQRVVAAGWRSSGGLLVLARHQHEYVMHGLVRTPEGFRKARYQALDDSQRPDPPPGALPLPLMSWVDPRGQEHLWLKDGRGRLFSLARPKEEGTSALFVEEEQASAMAEVHSRLVCVLPPEGGEPGQAVISRLKMLGEEPARLTPLNARRGEAFFGYSPSSAHPDAGLLAVRDQDLDWRLFLDTGVSVILMPEAYRVVGVVQPPAPAPPGLVALDPDQRTFRLFSRQSPQALTVANAPVVQAAASHGQQVFGWLTDAGEFVLWDLMEKTVLYRAFPAAAS; the protein is encoded by the coding sequence GTGACCGCGCTGCCCCCCGCGTTGCGTCCCTGGGCGGCCCAGCTCTCCCTCTTCCCGGAGGACCTCGCGCTGCACCTGGGCCCGTACGTGGCGCGGTTGTCGGCGGCGCTCGGGACGTTGCGGCCTCGCGGCGAGGCCGAGGGCGGTGAGCCCCAGGGCTATGACGGACTCTCCCGCCGCGGGCCCTTCGAGCGGCTGCTCGTCAGCGAATGGCTCTGGGCACTGGAGGCGCCCGAGGAGCTGGTGCGGCGCGCGGCGTTCGGAGAGCTGGCGTTCCTCAAGCCCGCCTTCCGCGCGCCCCAGGGCGCCCGGCGCACCGTGGTGCTGCTGGACGTGGGACCGGATCAACTGGGGCTCCCCCGCATCGCGCACCTGGTGTTGCTCATCGTGCTCGCGCGCCGGGCGGAGGCCGTGGGTGCCGCGTTCACCTGGGGCGCGCTCCAGTCCGACCCCGCGCGCGCCACCTGGACGGGCCTGGAGGTCCATTCACTCCTCGCGTGGCTGGGGGCCCGCTCGCCGGAGCCCGCGTCCGCGCGCCACCTGTCCGCGTGGCGCGAGGCCCTGGAGCTGCGGCATGCACCCGGCGACGCATGGCTCGTGGGCGCACCGCGCCTCGCGCGGCTGGAGGGCGCGGAGGGCCTGTCCCGCGTGGAGGTCGTCGAGCCGATGGAGCCCGGCGCGCATCGGCTCGCGGTCGACGTGCGGCCCTCGGCCCGCGCTCCTCGCTCGGTGGTGCTGGAGCTGCCGCCACCGGATGACTGCCTGCGCCTGCTGCGCAACCCGTTCGGCCCCGGACACCGCTCGCCGCCGGCGTACCCTCGCAAGGTCGACCGGCGCATCATCGGCTTCTCCTTCTCCGGGGACGGACGGCGCGTGCTGCTGTTCTCCGCGGATGGCGGCGTCGAGGGCATGGCCGTGCCTCACTCACCGCGCGCCACCGTGCCCAAGCCCCGGCGCGTCCAGGTCCCCAGCGGACAGCGGGTCGTGGCCGCTGGCTGGCGTTCCTCGGGGGGGCTGCTCGTCCTGGCGCGCCATCAGCACGAGTACGTGATGCACGGGCTGGTGCGCACGCCGGAGGGCTTCCGCAAGGCGCGCTACCAGGCGCTGGATGACTCCCAGCGGCCGGATCCTCCGCCGGGCGCGCTGCCGTTGCCGCTGATGAGCTGGGTGGATCCTCGCGGCCAGGAACACCTCTGGTTGAAGGACGGCAGGGGGCGGCTGTTCTCCCTGGCGCGTCCCAAGGAGGAGGGGACGTCCGCGCTGTTCGTGGAGGAGGAGCAGGCCTCCGCGATGGCGGAGGTGCATTCGCGCCTGGTCTGCGTCCTGCCCCCCGAGGGCGGCGAGCCGGGGCAGGCGGTCATCTCGCGGCTCAAGATGCTGGGCGAGGAGCCGGCCCGGCTCACTCCGCTCAATGCCCGCCGGGGGGAGGCCTTCTTTGGTTACTCCCCGTCCTCCGCACATCCGGACGCGGGGCTGCTCGCGGTGCGCGACCAGGACCTGGACTGGCGGCTGTTCCTGGACACGGGGGTGTCCGTCATCCTCATGCCGGAGGCGTATCGGGTGGTGGGCGTGGTGCAGCCTCCCGCGCCGGCGCCTCCCGGGCTGGTCGCGCTGGATCCGGATCAGCGCACCTTCCGACTCTTCTCGCGCCAGTCGCCCCAGGCGCTCACGGTGGCCAATGCCCCCGTCGTTCAGGCGGCGGCGAGCCACGGGCAGCAGGTGTTCGGCTGGCTGACGGACGCCGGCGAGTTCGTGTTGTGGGACCTGATGGAGAAGACCGTGCTCTACCGGGCCTTCCCGGCGGCGGCGTCATGA